The Citrus sinensis cultivar Valencia sweet orange chromosome 4, DVS_A1.0, whole genome shotgun sequence DNA segment CAAATTGTCTGCCAACCGAACGCAGGGTGGAAATGAATTGTCTAATGAAGACAACGGTGCTGTTTTGCAAATCCAATCTGCTAATTCTCATTCAATGCCTTTACCAACTGACCATCAGCAGCAGCCACACTTCTTCCGGCTACCACCATCAAACCCATATGATCATTTCCTTAAGGCTGCTGGTTGTTGAGTGTTGACGCCATGCCACTGTGATTGAATTATCAGTTTCAAAAATGAGGATGAACATATAAATGTCAaaaccatcatcatcaacttACTAATTTCTTCCCATCTTTCATTCTTTGAAGTGGAATTTTTCCTCTGACAGAAATCAAAACAGCCGCAGTACAATTGCCTATCATATACGCGGTTGTACATtgattttttccccccttttttcATGCTTCAGTCATCAGCTGGCAGCTGCAGTCCACCTTTTAGTGCTTGTAGAGAGATAGCATTTTGGTTAGAAGTGGAGTTAGTGAAGTTTAAGcaggaaaattttcaattgcatGTTTTGTTTGTAATTGTACGCGGAGCCATCTAATTTGACCTGTCCGAACGTCTGTGTTTTGGCcattttacaaaatacaaacttAATAGTACAAATTCCATTTGCTAAAagccatttaaaaattatatacatgGACCAACGCTCGCATGTACACCAAATGATGATTATGACTCCGAAtagttttttcatttaaacaaaataatattcattttatttttgtttggaatAAACAAAACACTAATGATTATGACTCTTAACCCAttgaatagaaaataaaaccatttttcatttttccttttcaatcTTAAATATCTTAGAGCTTTTAAATATGACAATTTCACAGCGGACCCATCCGCGACTGGATACCACGCGTTAATGAGGGCGTCTTCAGCTGTGTATAacaatatttgttttaatttaaaaaaataataataataataattaattaattagcctCCAAACCAAACATGTCCCTTCGCACTTCTCGTAGTTTTCTCCTTGAGTCTCTCTAAACGATTAATTATCACTGTCTAGAAGCTTCTCCGTGTATTACAAAACGTAGCTGACTTCACTTCAATCCTCGCTCTTATCAAAGTTGATTCATTTTCAGTTTAGTCTCAATGGAGGAAGTCGACGAGGAGCCGAAAAGTCAAGCACCTGGTGAATTTCTCAACTTGATCTTcaaattaaatgttaaaaagattcaatttttgGAGTTTTTTTCTCTCACTTAAGTGTTTTACTGCAACACCCAGATGAGActactttttatcttttaagttCCCAGATGCAGAATTGTGTAATGTAAATTGCTTCTTTAGCTGGCGCTATTTACGGGCAAACTTTTGGTACTATGTTACAGGGGAAGTTGGTGAAAGCGAAATAGTTACTGAGGATGCTGCATTCGTGCGCGGTGAGCCTCCTCAAGATGGCGATGGGCCTCCAAAAGTAGATTCAGAAGTAGAAGTTCTTCATGACAAAGTTACGAAGCAGATCATTAAGGAAGGTCATGGCCAAAAGCCCTCCAAATATTCAACATGCTTCTGTGAGTATCTATGCCTCCATCTATTGCTATGTTGTAAATTATTCAATAGCCCTTTAATTAAGATATTAGTATCATCGTTTGATCACAATCATGATTTATCGACATTTATAGTTATCATGTAGTTACATTCATTCAATTCTGTGTATGCATCTGAGTAATTTTGTACCTGCGACAGTGCACTACAGGGCATGGGCGGAAAGCACCCGGCACAAGTTTGATGATACATGGCTTGAACAACAACCACTTGAAATGGTTTTAGGAAAAGGTATTTACCTCcctgattattttttaaaatatttgttgtgttttgtaaaggccttcattttttttttcagttagtTTTTGTCTGTCTGGGCTCTGGACATTATGTTTATCTGAGTCAATGGGCTGCATTGATGAAGCCGGTGGTTGAATTTAcaatattcataaattcaaTTCTTGTGTGATGTTGATTGCATATGGAATCATTAAAAGCATGCATAGTCAATCTTACTAGATGCACGATTTGAAACCGGAGAATGCACTTATTCAAGTCAGGGATCTTATTGGGGAATACACAATTATACATGTATGAGTATCAAAACCGTTCTATGGAGAaatcaagtattttttttcatttaaaactttttttattggacATTTTATGGAATATTGATAGTTTTAATTCTGCGACAGAGAAAAAAGAGATGACTGGCTTGGCTATTGGGGTGTCCAGCATGAAGGCTGGTGAACATGCACTGTTACATGTGGGCTGGGAATTGGGTTATGGAAAAGAAGGAAGCTTTTCTTTCCCAAATGTGCCTCCCATGGCAGACTTAGTATATGAGGTTGTGCTCATTGGCTTTGATGAAACCAAAGAAGTAAGTTGTTCTGAATGGCTTTTTTTCCCAGAAATTGACAGGGGGTGATCTATGTAGGTTGCTAATTACACGTGTCTGTACATTTCGTATAGGGGAAAGCTCGTGGTGACATGACTGTCGAAGAAAGGATTGGTGCAGCAGACCGAAGAAAGATGGATGGAAATGCCTTATTTAAGGAGGAAAAACTGGAAGAGGCCATGCAACAGTATGAAATGGTTACATTCTTTCATATTCCTGAGTATTTTGTTCCGGCATCTTATTTCTACAGATTCCCCCCCCCTCTCCTTAAAGTTTTTAAGGGCTATTGTTTGTGTAGGCCATAGCTTATATGGGCGACGACTTCATGTTCCAGTTGTTTGGGAAGTACCGGGATATGGCTTTGGCTGTTAAGAATCCATGCCATCTTAACATGGCAGCATGTCTATTAAAGCTCAAACGTTATGAAGAAGCCATCGGGCAATGCAGCCTTGTAAGTAAATGATTTGAGACCTCTTAGGTGATATTCTAAtagtctttttaattttagaattttccGAGCCGCTCATGTTGAAAAATGAAAGGCAGAGgcctgaaatttttttgtttgattttttggtgctaaacaaaatattattataactgGAAGGAACAATTAGTAAAGAAGCATGCACAGCTAGTTGACTAATGAATCCACAGACCAGACTCTTTGCGGAGCATAGTAAACCAGCAAAGGCCTTACTAAATCAAGGCTTGAAATAAACATAACTGAAGCTGACTTACCAAATTGATGGGAGTAATGACGTGTCTTGAAAGTAGTTGGTGCTTGCTTCATAATTTTAGGGTCAAGTTGATTCTTGGTAAGATTGGGGGAAGTGTGTTTGTGTTCCTTTGGGGTATTTGGGAATCAAATCTGATTGTCTTATTTTGCCACATTTATCTGTGCTGCTTTCAGCTAATTCGACTTCACCATATTGAGTTGTCCAGAAAATGATATCATTGTCTGCGGCTCCAACATTTCGGCATTATCCTGCCATCTCTCTCTTTCATAGACAAACTCAGACAGTCAAACTCATTTATGTTAAACCCTATGCACATTGAACTTCACCCTCTCTGGGATTGCATGATGGACTTGCAGGTATTGGGAGAGGATGAAAATAATGTGAAGGCCCTTTTCAGACGAGGAAAGGCCAGAGCAGAACTTGGGCAAACAGATGCTGCCCGGGAAGACTTTCTAAAGGCAGGTAAATTTGCACCTGAAGACAAATCAATTGCACGGGAGCTTCGTTTGCTCGCTGAACATGAAAAAGCTGTATACAAGAAGCAAAAGGAGATCTATAAAGGAATTTTTGGACCAAGGCCAGAGCCtgaacagaaaaaaaattggttaatTATCTTTTGGCAATTGCTGGTATCATTAGTCCTCGGACTCTTCAAACGCAAGAGAGTGAAAGCTGAATGATGTGAGGTCTGATCAGCCAAATGTGACATAAATATTGACGTACCATGTCAGTGATCTGGATAAATTCAGTAGACTCGACTAAtgttacattttgttttttgttttttggaacTCATAATGCACATGGATATATTTGTGGAGCTTGACCAGATTCCCCATATCCATATAAATGCTGGTTTTTTTTGGTATATTGATTGGATTCCTCATAACCATATAAATGCTggtttcatataaaaaattgagtttGGAGCAAGAAAATTTTATGCCCAGTAACAGCAGTTTATGAAGCAGCAGCACTAATTTAGTTCATCGAATTGCAACTGAGACTCTGAGAGTGAAAACTTGTGTTGTTTTATGGAAGCAATTCCTGAAACTTAGTTTATCGAATTGCAACTGAGACTCTGAGAGTGAAaacttgtgttattttattgaaGCAATTCCTGAAACTTAGTTCGTTCAAATTCTTCATGATGCATGCATGTAGCTGGATTAGAAATTGAACTGGATGTGAACGCTTTCGGAATTCTTTCTGTTAACCCGAATGcacataaatttttgaaacaattttaatCCTGTTGCTACAATTTTGCAGCTATTTAGCTATTTTATTGGGTTTGTACTTGCTGTTTTGCTGTTTTCTTGGGTGAAAGGAAAGGCTAGCTGGATAAACAAGACAGGGATCGCCCGCTCGGCAATGCTACCTTGGGAGGAGACAAAACACTATAACAATTGAAActcatatttgaattttcGATATATGAACAAGATTTCTATGGAAGAGTTGGTGAACATTGTTGTTCAACTGcttttttcaattctttaaaatcgcaagaattaaatttctaattttaagaaggaagagaaaatcgcaataattaaagaaatttttttgagttatcatcagttaaaaaataagattacaatataatatttaatttcagcaatttaattttattagtgaCACGTTAATGAATCCTTAAAAGCCTAAAAAGATTAGCAAAGAAATGATTAGGAAAGGATTCgaatctaataaataaagcaaaggGTTTTCTCTTCTAATGAAAGTTTTATGTACATAATTTCATTTAGCATTTAGACTAGAGTTTGGTAAAAACAATATTAAAgctgaaaaaaagaagataaaaataatataaaactataaTCATATCCAATCTTTATCATAGGATTCATGATAAACAACATAACATAAGACTGTTCGAACTAGGAAGCAAAAGAATCTACACAAATTCTCAGATTCTGAAAAGAATCTACCATGATTGTTTGGGCATGGCCATCCACGCAAAGTAAGCACAGACAAACATTTGAGATATGTATACATAAACGGCAAATGATAAGCTCATCAACACCAAATCTTTCCAGTCACCCTTCTGCTGTGGACTCAAATTCTCCTTTAAATTCTTCCCAAACTTCTCGGCTCCACTGAAAAGTTGTGAAAAAAGCTGCAtgctgtttcttttttcttctttctctctctttgtcCTCGATGTATCAACCGGTTCAGGGCTTTGACTAGCTAGAAGGACAACAAGTCTTGGACAGTTTTTGCTCTTCAGCTCTGAATGAtgatttgaagtttttttGGTAAGAAAAGAATGACCAAATGATAAAGCAGCCATCGAGAGGCAAAACAAAAGCTTTTACAAAATGATGAACTTATAAAAatggtttgttttgtttagaCCACATCATGGTGTAAATCAATCTCTCTCGTCTCGAAGGCAATACAACGCAAGAGGAAATATCTTGTATGAATTTAATAGCTACTAGTGAGGCAGGGAATGGATAAGAGCCCAAATTTGGGTGCTTGTAATTAAGCCATGCTGGACATATAGCCAAAAAATATGGtcccaaaaaaattactatgatACAAATTTGTGCATAAGCTTTGTTTGTATAAACATGTgtgaaatattaatattttcaccaCATATTccaagtaatttatttatttttattttacaaaaatgtgGCGCATTTGACAATAATATTAACCGTGATTTGTACAAAACAAAGTTtgcacaaaattttaatacattttatGCGTGCTGCaaaaattgtataaaaaaaataaagaaagaaataagtCTGCATTTAATAGCTCCGTTTCAAACTCAATAAGAGTAAGAAGTTCTAATAAAaggagaattttattttttaaatttcataactggaaaaaaaaatcatttgatttataaaaaaaatcttcattttcccaatttattaagaaaaaacaGAGTGCTAGTGAGTTTAAATTTTGGATTCGGGAATTAGAATTAAGAATCAGAATCAAACTCATACTTATTTGCTAAAATATAATAAGGAATGAGAATCATCCAGCACCCTacttcaaaaatcaaaattgagaATTGAGAAACTCCCTAAAAGTACCccacttaaattttattattacaattttatcctctatgaaatattaaaaatttatatacaaaaaaaaattgaaaatcacgACAAcccaaaactcaaaatttatttcaccAACAATCGAAGTTGCTTCAGAAGAAATCAAAATATCAATCATCAATCTCATCGCTCAGCACCATCGGAATCACTTTGTCGATTGTTGCTCAACACCGATGGTGTTTTTCACTTGTTgatttgaagatgaagaataaatggaaaagaagaagaaaataaagaagagaaaaatgaaaaaaaaaataaacacaaagaaaaagagaagaagaaatgaagCAGGAGAagtaaaaaagagagagaacaaATCGGAgaagaacaaattaaaaagaaaaaagagagaaaacggaaaaaaggtcaaaagagagaaaaatactaacaaaaagacaaaagaggagaaaaatatattattattattattattattattattattattgttgttgttgttgttgtttttactaattgttcacaataatttttttaaatagtaataattataattactataataaataatggaaataatgataatgatatctaagagtatttttttaaataaaataaaaacattaatgaaaatacaattcatcttaatttaaattttttcggATGAAGATCAAGTGGAtaatttattctgattttattcacttttaattattaattaacaatgtAACCTGAGAatattaccttttttttttctttcgagtgttgtttttttctcttgcGTGAAAATGGAATATTCCTTTTGACtaaaaaatagagagaaaaagaaaattcgtAGAAAACTTACACGTGCGGTCAATTTTTGACATGTAATCAGAATTTGCGGACCCCACTTACCAAAATCGAACGGCAATTATAAAAGTAGAGTAGTCaaagaaattgtaaacaaGCTGACGTCAAATATCCCATACTGTGATTAGTCATAAAGTCAAACCGGCCTCTCTTTCTTCGGTTATGTCTGCCACGAAGCGCAGATACCAACACGCCGAGATCTGGTGAGAAACTGTAATAAGGAAACGTATTGGGCAAAAGTagagatttttaatatttacgaagaaaaattatctttcgTATACTCTAAATTTAcgtttttattaataatattataatattttaagaatgtattaattatctatattaaattgacaaaaattatCTATCGACCACTAAATCATTAGTTGttgtttgaaagttaacagaACTATATCGGATTGACGATTTTacctttaaaatttatcacttgtatactcttaaaatctcttattatcatttatatacccttaaatcATTACTTGTATTATATGAAAAGATCATATTACCCCTCTAATGTCATTATATTTAAACGGCAACTAACAGTTTGGTAGACGACTGATATACTCTTAACGTGTTGTAGTAAATTTGATAACGGAATAAACTAAAGGTATAcgattgataattttcctatttATGCACGTTTCAGTGTAGGCATCTAATTTAGTTCAAAATTAAAGACGGTCGGTCAATGGTGTTAAAGCCTTATCCATGTCGACCCAACTATGGCTCCGTGAGGAGATGAGAGCAAAAATTGTCATGCCTGTAATTAGGGACATagtcataaatttaattgggcTATGacacatttaaaatataatataattttaaaaatttatatttattttagatttcatttgttttaattgattttttaatgaatttcattTGATAAAGGCGGTTCTCTTGttgtctttattaattttcatgaaattatatataatagcTAAtcaaattacttataattagaTATTTAAGTTAGGGGCAgtataaactttttttaaaattacatgtgGCACTTTCAGAATTTCACAATTCACCTAGggcatttttataaataataaataaaatatatttttttaagataaccataaaaaaaaattaaaagcgcCCTCGCTGGTCTTATGTTGGCTACGCccttactagtaattttacttttatctatatatatataatcattatcAGGTGCAAACgccccccctttttttaatgtgGACATACTTTAAAACcatacaattttaaaatattaaaaactaaaaagtattaaaaattaacactcTTAAACCTTGCGGTTTTAAAGTGTGTtcgcataaaaaaaaaaaaaggacgtTCACACTAGAAAAGAactatatgtgtgtgtgtgtgcgcgcgctCGCATTAGGCTAAACATTCTTCTATCCGATGCAAGCTAACACCGCGGTAATCAtcaaaaaatttttgaaatgcAAATTTTGAATGCAGTcggaaaagtaaaataaattttaaaatgaaataacatgCACTACAGTCCATAGAAATATTACgataatttttcttgtttaaaacattttaaaattcactTCATTGAATCAAGCTACACATTTTACACAACAATACaataatgagataaaaattaatctattatAACAATCAATTGGTTAAGACAT contains these protein-coding regions:
- the LOC102611591 gene encoding peptidyl-prolyl cis-trans isomerase FKBP42 isoform X2 encodes the protein MEEVDEEPKSQAPGEVGESEIVTEDAAFVRGEPPQDGDGPPKVDSEVEVLHDKVTKQIIKEGHGQKPSKYSTCFLHYRAWAESTRHKFDDTWLEQQPLEMVLGKEKKEMTGLAIGVSSMKAGEHALLHVGWELGYGKEGSFSFPNVPPMADLVYEVVLIGFDETKEGKARGDMTVEERIGAADRRKMDGNALFKEEKLEEAMQQYEMAIAYMGDDFMFQLFGKYRDMALAVKNPCHLNMAACLLKLKRYEEAIGQCSLLIRLHHIELSRK
- the LOC102611591 gene encoding peptidyl-prolyl cis-trans isomerase FKBP42 isoform X1, yielding MEEVDEEPKSQAPGEVGESEIVTEDAAFVRGEPPQDGDGPPKVDSEVEVLHDKVTKQIIKEGHGQKPSKYSTCFLHYRAWAESTRHKFDDTWLEQQPLEMVLGKEKKEMTGLAIGVSSMKAGEHALLHVGWELGYGKEGSFSFPNVPPMADLVYEVVLIGFDETKEGKARGDMTVEERIGAADRRKMDGNALFKEEKLEEAMQQYEMAIAYMGDDFMFQLFGKYRDMALAVKNPCHLNMAACLLKLKRYEEAIGQCSLVLGEDENNVKALFRRGKARAELGQTDAAREDFLKAGKFAPEDKSIARELRLLAEHEKAVYKKQKEIYKGIFGPRPEPEQKKNWLIIFWQLLVSLVLGLFKRKRVKAE